The following coding sequences are from one Methanohalophilus halophilus window:
- the fpoK gene encoding F420H2 dehydrogenase subunit FpoK, with protein sequence MIPLNWYLALSAIIFSIGLYGFISQKNGIRILMCVELMLNAANINLVAFSSYNDDMSGQVFALFSIALAAAEAAIGFAIMMSIYRMRDAINLDELNLLRW encoded by the coding sequence ATGATTCCCCTTAATTGGTATCTTGCACTTTCTGCAATAATTTTTTCCATAGGACTCTATGGTTTCATTTCACAGAAAAACGGTATTCGTATCCTGATGTGTGTGGAACTTATGCTAAATGCAGCAAACATTAATCTTGTAGCTTTTTCCAGTTACAATGACGACATGAGCGGCCAGGTATTTGCTCTCTTCTCGATAGCACTGGCAGCAGCAGAAGCAGCAATAGGTTTCGCAATCATGATGTCCATTTACAGGATGCGGGATGCTATCAATCTTGACGAGCTTAACTTGTTGAGGTGGTAA
- the fpoL gene encoding F420H2 dehydrogenase subunit FpoL: MAYDNLAFLIPLLPALAFVITFFVGKKTPYGGALIPIFAIAASFLISLLITIGLLQNPDQVISQSYHWFAILNLGVLIDPLAAVMLTMVTFVSLLIHIYSVGYMSHDPAKSRYFAETSLFTASMLSLILSDNILQLFISWELVGLCSYLLIGFWYQKPSAASAAKKAFLTTRIGDVMFLAGIIVLFADLFKLVNGSIPEGVYLLRFDEIFSYIPEIAAMNATILGFEVSHLTIITLLFFGGAVGKSGQFPLHVWLPDAMEGPTTVSALIHAATMVTAGVYLVARTFPMFIAAPQSLIIVAYVGAFTALFAATMGIVMNDLKRVLAYSTISQLGYMMLGLGMGAVIGAEAVGVSIFHLISHAFFKALLFLCAGSVIHAVGTHDMRELGGVAKVMPITAATMVAASLALAGFGIPGTSIGSTGFFSKDPIIENAYLFGEHAGNWFPYLFAIVAALLTSLYIFRLLFMTFAGKPRTNYGGHESPASMTVPLSILGILALVFGAIVVEPFNKFVSSTFVNNFVNMDIPALAEVGNYELVHHAGHEPLLILWMPVIVAVIGLLIAFVIYYQKAIDMSRFVSKNNVVYKLLYNRYYQNEIFTQLFAVKFVYEGLAMAGYHIDRFIDGIVNVISYLTIEVGDSFRKIQTGVIQHYSVAVITGVSLLVILIKLVMEVF, translated from the coding sequence ATGGCTTATGATAATTTAGCGTTTTTAATACCACTTTTACCCGCACTCGCCTTTGTAATTACCTTCTTTGTAGGTAAGAAAACCCCATATGGCGGAGCATTAATTCCGATATTCGCAATAGCAGCATCATTTTTGATCTCTCTATTGATCACTATAGGATTGCTGCAGAACCCGGATCAGGTAATTAGCCAGTCCTACCACTGGTTTGCAATTCTTAATCTGGGTGTTCTGATAGATCCGCTTGCAGCGGTAATGCTCACAATGGTGACCTTTGTAAGTCTGCTTATTCACATCTATTCAGTAGGCTACATGTCACATGACCCGGCCAAATCAAGGTACTTTGCAGAGACCTCCCTTTTCACTGCGTCCATGCTCAGTCTGATTTTGTCCGACAATATTCTCCAGTTGTTCATAAGCTGGGAACTTGTGGGTCTGTGTTCTTATCTGCTGATCGGTTTCTGGTACCAGAAACCCAGCGCTGCTTCAGCGGCAAAGAAGGCTTTCCTCACCACGAGGATTGGAGATGTCATGTTCCTTGCAGGTATTATTGTCCTGTTTGCCGATCTTTTCAAACTGGTAAACGGCAGTATTCCCGAAGGTGTCTACCTGCTCCGCTTCGATGAGATTTTCTCATACATCCCCGAAATAGCTGCCATGAATGCAACTATCCTCGGATTTGAGGTCAGCCATCTTACGATAATCACCCTTCTGTTCTTCGGAGGGGCCGTTGGTAAATCCGGTCAGTTCCCGCTACATGTGTGGCTGCCTGATGCAATGGAAGGTCCAACAACGGTTTCGGCCCTTATCCATGCTGCAACAATGGTTACAGCCGGTGTGTATCTGGTTGCAAGAACTTTCCCGATGTTCATAGCTGCACCACAATCCCTCATAATAGTGGCATATGTGGGTGCTTTCACTGCACTGTTTGCTGCAACAATGGGAATTGTGATGAACGATTTGAAACGGGTACTTGCCTATTCTACCATCAGTCAGCTTGGTTACATGATGCTGGGATTGGGTATGGGAGCAGTCATCGGTGCAGAAGCAGTCGGTGTATCTATATTCCACCTTATCAGCCATGCATTCTTCAAGGCACTTCTTTTCCTTTGTGCCGGTAGTGTGATCCATGCTGTTGGAACCCATGATATGAGGGAACTCGGTGGTGTTGCAAAGGTCATGCCGATAACAGCTGCAACAATGGTGGCCGCATCTCTTGCCCTTGCAGGCTTCGGTATACCCGGAACCTCTATAGGAAGTACTGGTTTCTTCAGTAAAGACCCAATAATTGAGAATGCATATCTCTTTGGAGAACATGCAGGCAACTGGTTCCCATATCTCTTTGCAATCGTGGCAGCACTGCTTACTTCACTTTACATATTCAGGCTGCTGTTCATGACATTTGCCGGAAAGCCCAGGACCAATTATGGTGGACATGAATCTCCTGCATCAATGACAGTTCCGCTTTCCATACTGGGTATACTTGCCCTGGTCTTCGGAGCTATCGTTGTTGAGCCATTCAACAAGTTTGTAAGCAGTACCTTTGTGAACAATTTTGTTAACATGGATATCCCTGCTTTGGCAGAGGTGGGTAACTATGAACTTGTCCATCATGCAGGCCACGAACCACTTCTCATCCTGTGGATGCCTGTTATCGTTGCAGTAATTGGTCTGTTGATCGCCTTTGTGATCTACTACCAGAAAGCAATAGACATGAGCAGGTTTGTTTCAAAAAACAATGTTGTTTACAAACTCCTCTACAACCGCTACTATCAGAATGAGATCTTCACCCAGCTCTTTGCTGTCAAGTTTGTCTATGAAGGTCTTGCTATGGCAGGTTATCACATAGACAGGTTTATTGATGGTATTGTCAACGTAATCAGTTACCTGACAATAGAGGTAGGGGATTCCTTCAGGAAGATACAGACAGGAGTTATACAGCACTACTCGGTGGCTGTCATTACGGGAGTAAGTCTCCTGGTAATATTGATCAAGCTCGTCATGGAGGTCTTCTAA
- the fpoM gene encoding F(420)H(2) dehydrogenase subunit M yields the protein MLPVLSLIVLIPLLFSAFAFLTKTREQARVVALMGTLITLVLTLYMYFSFDSSSAAMQFEEMASWIPSLGINYHLGVDGISMPLILLNAIVIPLLILFTWDDVRSTPNRFYGLILAMQGAVIGVFISLDFFLFYVFWELTLIPLFFMVNIWGGPNKRHASIKFFIYTHVASLVMLLGIFGLYFAAWDQTGVANMGIAHLMSQFPMIGSGIARDAIFLALLFGFLVKLPIVPFHSWLPDAYAEAPTAGSVLFILLKIAGYGIFRVILPMLPATGTPDMMITILGLLGSVSIVYGAFLALSQKDLKRMVAYSSVSHMGFVALGAAGLVALSISGAMFQQFSHGLIMSIMFMSVGVIQASTGTRIINDLGGLATKMPKLAVIMMLAFMASLGLPGLTGFIAEFMVFTFSYVNVPTFVILALFGVVITAGYHLWAMQRTMFGVYNGKIGEVFDLSNVQTFSMAVIALLVLYFGLNPSPVLDMMITGSNEIVSLMAAMGV from the coding sequence ATGTTGCCGGTATTATCACTCATAGTGCTGATTCCGCTATTGTTCTCAGCATTTGCATTCCTTACGAAAACAAGGGAGCAAGCTCGTGTGGTGGCCCTTATGGGTACACTTATCACTCTGGTATTGACCCTTTACATGTATTTCAGCTTCGACAGTTCATCAGCTGCGATGCAGTTTGAAGAAATGGCAAGCTGGATTCCAAGTCTTGGTATAAACTACCACCTTGGTGTTGATGGTATCTCAATGCCTCTTATATTGCTCAATGCAATAGTAATTCCACTGCTTATACTGTTCACCTGGGATGATGTCAGATCAACTCCCAACAGGTTTTACGGCCTTATCCTTGCAATGCAGGGAGCAGTTATCGGTGTATTCATTTCCCTGGACTTCTTCCTCTTCTATGTATTCTGGGAACTTACACTGATCCCGCTGTTCTTCATGGTGAACATATGGGGCGGTCCGAATAAGAGGCATGCTTCAATCAAGTTCTTCATTTACACCCATGTGGCTTCCCTGGTGATGCTTCTGGGTATCTTTGGACTTTACTTTGCTGCCTGGGACCAGACTGGTGTGGCAAATATGGGCATTGCCCATCTCATGAGCCAGTTCCCGATGATTGGGTCAGGTATTGCCAGAGATGCAATATTCCTTGCACTTCTCTTCGGTTTCCTGGTGAAACTTCCAATAGTGCCATTCCATTCCTGGTTGCCCGATGCTTATGCAGAGGCACCGACTGCCGGCAGTGTACTGTTCATCCTGCTCAAGATTGCAGGATACGGGATCTTCCGTGTTATCCTGCCAATGCTTCCTGCTACAGGAACCCCGGATATGATGATTACAATCCTGGGATTGCTTGGTTCTGTAAGTATTGTGTACGGTGCATTCCTAGCACTGTCCCAGAAGGATCTCAAGAGAATGGTTGCCTATTCCAGTGTAAGTCACATGGGCTTTGTGGCCCTGGGAGCTGCAGGACTTGTTGCATTGTCTATATCCGGAGCAATGTTCCAGCAGTTTTCCCACGGTTTGATAATGAGCATAATGTTCATGTCCGTAGGAGTAATTCAGGCCTCTACCGGTACCAGAATTATCAATGACCTTGGAGGCCTTGCTACAAAAATGCCCAAACTGGCGGTTATAATGATGCTGGCTTTCATGGCTTCCCTGGGATTGCCAGGTTTGACCGGTTTCATCGCTGAATTCATGGTTTTCACTTTCAGTTATGTAAACGTGCCAACATTTGTAATACTCGCACTGTTTGGTGTAGTCATAACTGCTGGTTACCATCTCTGGGCAATGCAAAGAACTATGTTTGGCGTCTATAATGGAAAGATCGGAGAGGTCTTTGACCTGTCCAATGTACAGACCTTCTCCATGGCAGTTATAGCCCTGCTGGTACTGTACTTCGGATTGAACCCAAGTCCGGTGCTGGATATGATGATTACAGGTTCGAATGAAATAGTCAGCCTTATGGCTGCAATGGGGGTGTAA
- the fpoN gene encoding F(420)H(2) dehydrogenase subunit N, translated as MVDLMLLAPEIIVALTGLIVLTIGIFMGSSSKNVLGYIATAGCLAALAMVIGNFSASALMFSDTLSVDPLSQFFKLVFLVVALIVSIASIKYTEDNKDTEIFYTLVLFATFGMMFVASANDLMVLFVAFELASIATYALAGFEKKNPRSVEASMKYLLMGALSAALLLMGISFVYGATGTTSIPGIAQNMDVLASNAIGLLAIVLLIAGFGFKIALVPFHMWAPDTYQGSPSVVSALLAAGSKKMAFVAAFKVFIVALLAIQADWRMAFAVLAVITMTYGNVVALSQRSVKRMLAYSSVAQAGYISMAFVVLTPMALTGGILYTLAHGFMKAGAFIATAAVVYMVIKEKRDTEIPDHLDNFKGLGKKMPITALCLTVFVLALAGIPPTAGYMSKFILFSSTIQAGMVWLAVIAILNSAVSLYYYARLVRYMYAMPHEGEKLAEPAPYVAALLISLVGVLAIGLWPEPFVKIAMQAASVLVGGI; from the coding sequence ATGGTAGATTTGATGTTACTTGCACCTGAAATTATAGTTGCATTGACTGGATTGATCGTACTCACGATTGGTATTTTCATGGGTTCGTCATCCAAAAACGTACTTGGCTATATCGCAACAGCAGGCTGTCTGGCAGCCCTTGCAATGGTGATTGGCAACTTCAGTGCTTCTGCATTGATGTTTTCCGATACCCTGAGTGTGGACCCCCTTTCCCAGTTCTTTAAACTGGTGTTTTTGGTGGTTGCTCTTATTGTGTCCATTGCATCGATCAAGTACACTGAAGACAATAAAGACACGGAAATCTTCTATACCCTTGTGCTGTTTGCCACCTTCGGTATGATGTTTGTGGCATCTGCCAATGACCTCATGGTTCTTTTTGTGGCCTTTGAGCTGGCAAGTATAGCAACATATGCCCTTGCCGGGTTTGAGAAGAAGAACCCCCGGTCTGTCGAAGCATCAATGAAATACCTGCTTATGGGTGCTCTCTCAGCAGCCCTATTGCTTATGGGAATATCCTTTGTTTACGGTGCAACTGGTACCACATCCATTCCGGGCATCGCCCAGAATATGGATGTATTGGCCTCCAACGCAATCGGTTTACTTGCAATAGTACTCCTGATAGCAGGTTTTGGTTTCAAGATTGCTCTTGTACCATTCCACATGTGGGCTCCGGATACCTACCAGGGTTCACCTTCTGTTGTATCGGCCCTGCTGGCCGCAGGCTCCAAGAAGATGGCATTTGTTGCCGCATTCAAGGTATTCATAGTAGCCCTTCTGGCAATCCAGGCCGACTGGAGGATGGCTTTTGCGGTACTGGCAGTAATTACCATGACATATGGTAATGTAGTGGCCCTGTCCCAGAGAAGTGTGAAACGTATGCTCGCTTACTCCTCTGTTGCACAGGCAGGCTACATTTCAATGGCATTTGTTGTACTGACCCCGATGGCACTGACCGGAGGTATACTTTATACCCTGGCCCATGGTTTCATGAAAGCCGGTGCTTTCATAGCTACGGCCGCTGTAGTCTACATGGTTATAAAGGAAAAGAGGGATACGGAAATCCCTGATCACCTTGATAACTTCAAGGGATTGGGTAAGAAAATGCCAATAACGGCACTGTGTCTTACAGTATTTGTACTTGCACTTGCAGGAATTCCCCCAACAGCAGGTTACATGAGTAAGTTCATCCTTTTCTCCTCGACTATTCAGGCAGGAATGGTATGGCTTGCTGTAATCGCAATCTTAAACAGTGCGGTTTCCCTGTATTACTATGCAAGGCTTGTACGATACATGTATGCAATGCCTCATGAAGGTGAAAAACTAGCCGAGCCTGCTCCTTATGTAGCAGCTCTTCTGATTTCCCTTGTGGGTGTACTGGCTATTGGTTTATGGCCAGAGCCATTCGTTAAAATTGCAATGCAAGCAGCCAGCGTACTTGTCGGAGGTATCTAA
- a CDS encoding F420H2 dehydrogenase subunit FpoO, whose product MADCDLCGVSIPTVCPVKVFEPRFEHSYPEGIWKGLCEKCLDSAKGTFDEKRDEEGKCVPGNKFENCDLCGTTCQIYDIEVFVPSFKNVYDEEVRHLCRRCLESCNEAYDRKDECFGEHH is encoded by the coding sequence ATGGCAGATTGTGATCTGTGCGGTGTGTCAATACCCACCGTTTGTCCGGTAAAAGTGTTTGAACCCCGGTTCGAACACTCTTATCCTGAAGGAATCTGGAAAGGTCTTTGCGAAAAATGTCTTGATTCTGCAAAAGGCACATTTGACGAAAAAAGAGATGAGGAAGGCAAATGCGTTCCCGGTAATAAATTCGAGAATTGTGATCTTTGTGGGACCACTTGCCAAATCTATGATATAGAGGTCTTTGTTCCCTCATTCAAGAATGTATACGATGAAGAGGTAAGACATCTCTGCAGGCGCTGTCTTGAAAGCTGTAATGAGGCCTATGACAGGAAAGATGAGTGTTTTGGAGAACACCACTAA
- a CDS encoding nucleoside recognition protein: MIDLLLRVLDFAVPILIMIFIGLWGAGLLIELGLMKKLSRLARPLLKHTNLPESCGSAFLVAIGSTAAANSMVVQAKDKGCVNDREAILCALLNSTPAYVRGIITYQIPIIIPALGPVVGGFYVMVFIISAVVKFSVVIILSKFWIKEQKNCTLDDGHNGNRPPLKEAMKASFKKEKKLFFKIATIYLGMTTLVFALRERGFFEIFSVLPLADLFGIPSESIIPLTTYIASPILGVSLLGPMIGEGSISYLQAMIVIMLGSMFMLPIFSIRTLLPRYISIFGPKLGVKIVTISTGMSILTRFTILVILLSIA, encoded by the coding sequence ATGATCGACCTGTTATTAAGGGTTCTTGATTTTGCAGTTCCCATACTTATAATGATTTTTATTGGATTATGGGGTGCCGGACTCCTTATAGAATTGGGGCTGATGAAAAAATTATCCCGCCTCGCAAGACCTCTCCTCAAGCACACCAATCTGCCCGAGTCCTGCGGAAGTGCTTTTTTAGTTGCTATCGGATCAACGGCTGCTGCAAACAGCATGGTGGTCCAGGCAAAGGATAAAGGGTGTGTTAATGACAGGGAAGCAATACTATGTGCCCTTCTCAACAGTACACCTGCTTATGTAAGGGGGATCATAACGTATCAGATACCCATAATAATACCTGCACTGGGACCTGTAGTTGGTGGATTCTACGTGATGGTATTCATTATATCAGCCGTTGTGAAGTTTTCAGTTGTTATTATACTGAGCAAATTCTGGATAAAGGAACAAAAAAACTGTACACTGGATGACGGACATAACGGTAATAGACCGCCACTAAAGGAAGCAATGAAAGCAAGTTTCAAAAAAGAAAAGAAACTTTTCTTCAAGATTGCCACAATATACCTGGGTATGACAACCCTTGTTTTTGCACTGAGGGAGAGAGGTTTTTTTGAAATATTCAGTGTGCTGCCTCTGGCTGACCTTTTTGGGATTCCTTCAGAAAGCATCATTCCCCTGACAACTTATATTGCCAGCCCCATATTGGGAGTGTCCTTGCTTGGCCCCATGATAGGTGAGGGAAGTATATCCTATCTGCAGGCCATGATCGTCATAATGCTTGGAAGTATGTTCATGCTGCCGATATTCAGTATAAGGACTCTATTGCCAAGATATATATCTATATTCGGTCCAAAACTGGGCGTGAAAATAGTAACAATATCAACCGGAATGAGTATTCTAACAAGATTTACGATACTGGTTATATTACTCAGTATAGCTTAA
- a CDS encoding methytransferase partner Trm112, producing the protein MKKEMMNILACPLCKGELVLNISSDEGEEVISGTLYCAACDEYYPIEAGIPNMLPPEMRD; encoded by the coding sequence ATGAAAAAAGAAATGATGAACATCCTTGCCTGTCCCCTGTGCAAGGGGGAGCTAGTTCTAAATATAAGCAGTGATGAAGGGGAAGAGGTTATTAGTGGTACTCTCTATTGTGCTGCATGTGACGAATATTATCCCATCGAGGCAGGCATTCCCAACATGCTTCCTCCTGAAATGAGAGACTAA
- a CDS encoding DUF7524 family protein has protein sequence MQQIHINRLGVNSIEFDIPSVEVSLSPGGEQSFEIVIINYGSPTHVNFSISENLDGYVTFLDDNPYVTHEEYVPVVVRIPHEGRVFSSGTIFVTMGYGSKTESFGINIGQQDNVRIPVEEEPKIEPVHIPSPPSSASKTKWSMDFGQFLKKSISPNDMKLITLLFMLIGFLFGAYYVISSVNLNPAGFSTSFYTSLAIAILLTLLFAYMLTKLPVFRK, from the coding sequence TTGCAACAGATACATATCAACAGACTTGGTGTAAATTCCATTGAATTTGATATTCCTTCTGTTGAGGTTTCCCTCTCACCCGGTGGAGAACAGAGTTTTGAGATCGTGATTATCAACTATGGTTCGCCGACTCATGTCAATTTTTCCATTTCAGAAAATCTGGATGGTTATGTAACTTTCCTTGATGACAATCCTTATGTGACCCATGAAGAATATGTACCAGTTGTTGTCAGGATTCCTCATGAAGGCAGGGTATTCAGTAGTGGCACAATTTTTGTTACCATGGGATATGGCTCCAAAACAGAATCATTTGGTATAAACATAGGCCAGCAGGACAACGTACGAATTCCTGTAGAGGAAGAACCGAAAATAGAACCTGTCCATATTCCTTCCCCTCCTTCTTCTGCATCAAAGACTAAATGGAGCATGGATTTTGGCCAGTTCCTTAAGAAATCCATCTCTCCAAATGATATGAAATTAATCACCCTTTTGTTTATGTTAATTGGTTTCCTCTTTGGTGCCTATTATGTAATATCATCTGTTAATCTAAATCCTGCCGGTTTTTCAACCAGCTTTTATACATCTCTGGCAATCGCTATTCTTCTGACTTTATTATTTGCTTATATGTTAACCAAACTACCTGTTTTCAGAAAATAA